A region of Haliotis asinina isolate JCU_RB_2024 chromosome 7, JCU_Hal_asi_v2, whole genome shotgun sequence DNA encodes the following proteins:
- the LOC137291160 gene encoding receptor-type tyrosine-protein phosphatase kappa-like, whose product MVDVSRVFSALSLCLIAGTQETQLLISVVVAGGAYLMLIIAAVVVCWCDRKSRAGSYRFLPPSQGTLRSNVRNENPGTLEGSTEVEVEKLHDKIREVLSQHGGIHKEFHRLSAGASQPQHRARGNRGKNRYKNLYPYDYNQVRLTKLGRDSLSTYINANYINGYLKPRAYIVTQGPKRTTIGDFWRMIFEKEITRVVMLTNHVEKGVVKCDSYWLDGYNLDTGHFLISVTMKKQRSHWNFRTLKATSKETGESLIVHHFQFTVWFEDSTADDLALAEFVFRVRRTPNPNNSPLLVHCSAGVGRTGTYITVDYLLDQAFTDHKVDVFQVVNTMRQQRHSMVQNQSQYISVYTTLYEALLVGDTALSLAAFRERARQADGTFTMGNMTVPQLVQKLARERGNAELGGSYRSTLRMRGRTDLLTVVMPSRLSVKGYLVTQAPSITTASSFWELTNSHESSTIIVLPKSLHRLRSFLPTLGSSLDLDPVNVKCSMVYDVSCDIILKNVERKMEGDVCAQSVRVYLLKMINSNVVLDLMREMESRGVTTTRPVTVMFSDGERRMATLFCVMCNVVQGMMYDNEVEIYNNIRRLRHLFDNDLTENEVSMCFELASSFISTQEN is encoded by the exons ATGGTGGATGTATCGCGAGTTTTCTCAGCTCTGTCTCTCTGCCTGATTGCCGGCACACAAG AGACTCAGTTGTTGATCAGTGTTGTGGTCGCGGGAGGGGCGTACCTGATGTTGATCATCGCTGCGGTTGTTGTGTGTTG GTGCGATAGAAAGAGCAGGGCAGGCTCCTATAGGTTCCTACCTCCTTCACAAG GAACTCTGAGATCCAATGTGAGGAACGAGAACCCTGGCACTCTTGAAGGCTCCACTGAAGTGGAGGTGGAAAAACTGCATGACAAGATCAGGGAGGTGCTAAGTCAACATGGCGGTATTCACAAGGAATTCCAC CGACTTTCCGCTGGTGCCAGTCAACCTCAGCACAGAGCCCGAGGCAACAGAGGCAAGAACCGCTACAAGAACCTTTATCCTT atgATTACAACCAAGTCCGACTGACCAAACTGGGCAGAGATTCCCTCTCCACCTACATCAACGCCAACTACATCAAT GGATACTTGAAACCTCGAGCATACATTGTGACTCAAG GGCCCAAAAGGACAACTATTGGTGACTTCTGGCGTATGATCTTTGAGAAGGAGATAACTCGAGTGGTCATGCTGACCAATCATGTAGAGAAAGGAGTG GTCAAATGCGACTCCTACTGGCTGGACGGATATAACCTTGATACTGGACATTTCCTGATTTCTGTCACCATGAAGAAGCAGAGATCTCACTGGAACTTCCGGACACTCAAAGCCACGTCTAAAGAG ACTGGCGAAAGTCTTATTGTCCATCACTTCCAGTTTACTGTGTGGTTTGAGGACAGCACGGCTGATGATCTCGCTTTGGCAGAGTTTGTTTTCAGAGTGAGACGGACACCCAACCCTAACAACTCCCCACTGCTGGTTCACTGTAG TGCTGGTGTCGGCCGGACAGGGACCTACATTACAGTGGACTATCTGCTGGACCAGGCCTTCACTGACCACAAGGTGGACGTGTTCCAAGTGGTCAATACCATGAGACAACAGCGCCACAGCATGGTACAGAACCAG AGTCAGTACATCAGCGTGTACACCACTCTGTATGAAGCCCTCCTGGTCGGGGATACAGCCTTATCCCTGGCAGCATTTAGAGAAAGGGCTCGTCAGGCAGATGGTACATTCACAATGGGAAACATGACTGTTCCTCAGCTGGTACAG AAACTGGCAAGAGAGAGAGGAAATGCTGAATTAG GAGGCAGCTATAGGAGCACGTTAAGGATGAGGGGGAGAACTGATCTCCTGACAGTCGTGATGCCG TCCCGACTGTCTGTGAAAGGATACCTTGTAACCCAGGCTCCCTCCATCACCACGGCATCTTCCTTCTGGGAACTCACAAACAGCCACGAGTCGTCTACAATCATAGTCCTGCCCAAGTCATTACAC AGACTGCGCAGTTTCCTGCCGACGTTGGGATCCAGCCTCGACTTGGACCCAGTGAACGTCAAATGTTCCATGGTGTATGATGTCAGTTGCGATATCATTTTGAAGAATGTGGAAAGAAAAATGGAG GGAGACGTTTGCGCACAGTCAGTGCGTGTGTACCTGCTGAAGATGATCAACTCAAACGTTGTCCTTGACCTTATGAGAGAGATGGAGTCACGTGGGGTGACCACTACACGGCCAGTTACAGTGATGTTTAG TGACGGCGAAAGGCGAATGGCGACGTTGTTCTGCGTCATGTGCAACGTCGTGCAGGGCATGATGTACGACAACGAGGTGGAGATCTACAACAACATCAGACGTCTCAGGCACCTGTTTGACAACGACCTTACTGAG AATGAAGTATCCATGTGCTTTGAACTGGCCTCATCCTTCATCTCAACACAAGAGAACTGA